The following coding sequences lie in one Takifugu flavidus isolate HTHZ2018 chromosome 4, ASM371156v2, whole genome shotgun sequence genomic window:
- the LOC130523588 gene encoding uncharacterized protein LOC130523588 — protein MADSHSKDSLQSFVSYALSFQEIQALLTYEARRGDGVTASSEDDQLVGFGARAKSRWKEIWDSRGDGYADFVIGRRCVPGTRMSRLQQNLLKRQQPTTSSTPAEHPMKAPAEPLAMEEDVEMEREMLSIHNSDLQVQSYAMPVAAAALPTPLTQDSIEKIVQGILEMEQQQQRPEQKMRQTKPVWPVDSPSLRMGRVDLPSTFSISRVLFATSTAQGRCIRLMLLRDSLTPECPLNNLPRQSFSRGSWRPPKSVWRKKLGDRDPTPSHLIASAGSAI, from the exons atggctgacagccacagtaaggacagcctccagtcatttgtgagttatgccctcagtttccaagaaatccaggctctcctcacttatgaggccagaagaggggatggagtgactgcctcatctgaagacgaccagctggttggatttggtgcccgagccaagagcaggtggaaggagatctgggacagcagaggtgatggctatgctgattttgtcataggcaggcgctgcgttccaggtacacgaatgtccaggttgcagcagaacctgctgaagaggcagcagcccaccacatcttccacacctgctgagcatcccatgaaggccccagctgagcccctgg ccatggaggaggacgtggagatggaaagggagatgctgagcatccataactctgatctgcaagtccagagct atgctatgccagtagcagcagccgccctgcccacgcctctgacgcaggactccattgaaaaaattgtgcagggcattctagagatggagcagcagcagcagcgaccagagcagaagatgagacagacgaaacctgtctggcctgtggacagcccaagtctccgtatgggacgggtggatcttccatccactttttctatcagcagggtcctgttcgctacttctactgctcaaggaaggtgcatcagacttatgctgctgagggactctctgaccccagaatgccctttgaacaatttgccgcgtcagagtttttccagagggagctggaggccaccaaaaagcgtgtggaggaaaaagctcgGAGACAGAGACCCGACTCCCAGCCACCTGAtcgcctctgcaggttctgccattTGA
- the LOC130523596 gene encoding protein NLRC3-like yields MCLIPVFCWITAIVLEDMMTRDQRGELPKTLTDLYSHFLMVQIRRKKQKYGGKQRPGKLTKADKELLLKLGRLAFEHLEKGNIMFYSEDLERCGLDVSEVSVYSGVCTEIFKRESVIFQKSVYCFVHLSVQEFLAAVYMFHRYTRKDTVVISQFLKYSKPNRFSWFAGLFTNNDPLTSLDDVLRRALMKSLKSENGHLDLFVRFLHGLSLESNQRSWVDCWIRGTATQKPSRRSSTT; encoded by the coding sequence atgtgtctgatcccagttttctgctggatcactgctatagttctggaggacatgatgaccagagaccagagaggagagctgcccaaaaccctgactgacctctactcacacttcctgatggttcagataaggaggaagaagcagaagtatggaggaaagcagagaccagggaaactgactaaggctgataaagaactccttctgaagttgggtcggctggcgtttgaacatctggagaaaggaaacatcatgttctactcagaagacctggagcgatgtggactggacgtctccgaggtgtcggtgtactcaggagtttgtacagagatcttcaagagagagagtgtgatcttccagaaatcagtctactgctttgttcatctgagcgttcaggagtttctggctgccgtctacatgttccaccgttacaccaggaaagacacagtggttataagtcagttcctaaaatattcgaaaccaaatcgcttttcctggtttgctgggttgtttacaaataacgatccactcacatctcttgatgacgtcctcaggagagcactaatgaaatctctcaaaagtgaaaatggccacctggacttgtttgttcgcttccttcatggtctctctctggagtccaatcagagatcttgggtggactgttggatcagaggaacagccacccagaaaccatccagaaggtcctcaacaacctga